In one Micromonospora polyrhachis genomic region, the following are encoded:
- a CDS encoding MFS transporter produces the protein MKGRPVGALIALSMCAFAFVTTETLPIGLLLPISEDLDVSPFQVGLLVTSYGLVVVLATIPLTRLTGRIPRRFLLAGLVTVYVVSTGVTAAASGYGVLLTARLVTALSQALFWALAIPTASALFPTRIRGRVISVVMAGTSLAAVLGVPTGTWLGEQVGWRTPFLVLSGIGLVAALAIVALVPTEAPDEASSARGSAPDARRYRLLLVLSALAVTGAFASFTYVTSFLVTVSGFAAAATGALLLARGVAGIGGVFAGGVLVDRDPWVATLAPVLLQAVALLGLFTLGTVPVAAVVLVALAGTAFSALTTVLGSRILQVAPGRTDLAAAGISTSINVGITVGALAGGLLLPI, from the coding sequence GTGAAGGGTCGGCCTGTTGGCGCACTGATCGCGTTGTCGATGTGCGCATTCGCCTTTGTCACGACCGAAACGCTGCCGATCGGCCTGCTGTTGCCGATTTCCGAGGACCTCGACGTGTCACCGTTCCAGGTCGGGCTGCTGGTCACCTCGTACGGCCTGGTTGTCGTGCTCGCGACGATCCCACTCACCCGGCTCACCGGCCGGATTCCCCGCCGTTTCCTGCTCGCCGGCCTGGTCACCGTATACGTGGTGTCGACCGGTGTCACTGCGGCCGCAAGCGGATACGGTGTCCTTCTGACCGCCCGGCTGGTCACCGCACTGAGTCAGGCGCTGTTCTGGGCGCTGGCCATCCCCACCGCCAGCGCTCTGTTTCCGACCCGGATCCGCGGTCGCGTGATCAGCGTGGTGATGGCCGGCACCTCGCTGGCCGCAGTGCTGGGCGTGCCGACCGGAACCTGGCTGGGGGAGCAGGTCGGATGGCGGACGCCGTTTCTTGTCCTGAGCGGGATCGGGCTCGTCGCCGCACTGGCCATCGTCGCGCTGGTGCCGACCGAAGCACCCGACGAGGCGTCATCGGCCCGTGGCAGCGCGCCCGATGCTCGCCGGTACCGGCTGCTCCTCGTGCTGTCCGCCCTTGCCGTTACCGGAGCGTTCGCGTCGTTCACCTATGTCACGTCCTTTCTGGTCACGGTCAGCGGTTTCGCCGCCGCGGCGACCGGTGCGCTGCTGCTCGCCCGTGGCGTGGCCGGTATCGGTGGTGTGTTTGCTGGCGGTGTACTGGTCGACCGCGATCCCTGGGTGGCGACGCTGGCCCCGGTGCTGCTGCAGGCTGTCGCGTTGCTCGGGCTCTTCACGCTCGGAACCGTCCCCGTGGCGGCGGTCGTCTTGGTCGCATTGGCCGGTACGGCGTTTTCCGCCCTGACCACCGTGTTGGGCAGCCGCATCCTGCAGGTGGCGCCCGGCAGGACCGACCTCGCCGCCGCCGGAATCTCGACCTCCATCAATGTTGGAATCACCGTCGGCGCACTGGCCGGCGGCCTGCTGCTGCCCATCTGA
- a CDS encoding UbiA prenyltransferase family protein codes for MVDKPEKTFGPIATVEERSVRAIRNVGRGLISLLRPGQWPKNVLAVSLPLLDLEIWSLAALWRVAWAVAAFTVASSIVYVVNDLADRNRDRTHPTKRYRAIASGLVSIPEVLLLLTVQFGLLVGLLSLQPLSSSWPIGAYLVLTTCYSAALKHVPLVDVFVVAFGFGLRMMQGYVAVDTEVSGWLLTSVFLLCLLLILGKRRQELVTTDGAHRPALRGYTIPLTDQLMLLNAVLSVGSYLLYLRTEAPLGNYALATAVLTAPLAMFGMFRYLQMVLVHDGGENPVRMLLRDPALVINALLLVAVSGGFMLAAHLAA; via the coding sequence GTGGTCGACAAACCTGAAAAGACGTTCGGGCCGATAGCGACCGTCGAGGAGCGGTCGGTAAGAGCCATCCGGAACGTCGGCCGGGGCCTGATCTCCCTGCTGCGCCCTGGGCAGTGGCCGAAGAATGTCCTGGCGGTCTCGTTGCCGCTCCTCGACCTCGAGATCTGGAGCCTGGCCGCCCTCTGGCGCGTGGCCTGGGCGGTGGCCGCGTTCACCGTCGCATCATCCATCGTGTACGTGGTCAACGACCTCGCCGACCGCAACCGGGACCGGACCCACCCCACCAAGCGGTACCGCGCGATCGCCTCAGGCCTCGTCTCGATCCCTGAGGTGCTGTTGTTGCTGACGGTCCAGTTCGGGCTGCTGGTCGGACTACTCAGTCTCCAGCCGCTGTCGTCCTCGTGGCCGATCGGTGCCTACCTGGTGTTGACCACGTGTTACTCGGCCGCGCTCAAGCACGTGCCGCTGGTCGACGTGTTCGTGGTCGCCTTCGGCTTCGGACTGCGCATGATGCAGGGCTATGTCGCGGTCGACACCGAGGTGTCCGGCTGGCTGCTGACCAGCGTGTTCCTGCTGTGCCTGCTGCTCATCCTGGGCAAGCGGCGCCAGGAACTGGTCACCACCGACGGTGCGCACCGGCCGGCGCTGCGCGGCTACACGATCCCGCTCACTGATCAGCTCATGCTGCTCAACGCCGTCCTCTCCGTCGGCTCGTACCTGCTCTACCTGCGGACCGAGGCACCGCTGGGCAACTACGCGCTCGCGACCGCGGTGCTTACCGCACCGCTGGCGATGTTCGGGATGTTCCGCTACCTACAAATGGTCCTGGTCCACGATGGCGGGGAAAATCCGGTCCGCATGCTCCTGCGGGACCCGGCGCTCGTCATCAATGCGCTGTTGCTGGTCGCGGTGTCCGGCGGATTCATGCTCGCCGCCCATCTGGCGGCGTAG
- a CDS encoding glycosyltransferase family 4 protein, whose amino-acid sequence MDSKYDLTVALTYYEPYISGLTHTARSIAEGMVERGWRVAVVAAQHEPDLPTRETIAGVDVYRSPVLMRVNRGFVAPRYPALAVRLARNSSVMLLNLPMAEAALVSAACGRTPVVSMVHIDLYLPPSRLSRTLMRLSDFTSRVAIRRSAAVVAYSQDQALASQLWPDMQRRRFTPIAAPCLDRRDGQPRYRETRALHVGFLGRVVEEKGIQYLVRAFQRITDPDARLLIAGNYHAVAGGSNLADIQAEIAGDSRIRVLGELRGKEVDDFYASIDVFALPSVAESFGIVQAEAMMCGIPSVTTDLPGGRYPVTATGFGRVIPPRDPVALEKAILELADTTQKWRDIKAKEAREQFSLAACLDAYEALFISLRERR is encoded by the coding sequence ATGGACAGCAAATACGATCTCACCGTCGCGCTCACCTACTACGAGCCGTACATCAGTGGGTTGACCCACACTGCCCGCAGCATCGCCGAGGGCATGGTGGAGCGGGGTTGGCGGGTGGCGGTGGTCGCAGCCCAGCACGAGCCCGATCTGCCCACCCGGGAGACCATCGCGGGGGTCGACGTCTACCGGTCCCCGGTGCTGATGCGGGTCAACCGTGGCTTCGTCGCACCGCGCTATCCGGCGCTCGCCGTCCGGCTGGCGCGCAACTCCTCGGTCATGCTCCTCAACCTGCCGATGGCGGAGGCGGCCCTGGTCTCGGCGGCGTGCGGCCGTACGCCGGTGGTGAGCATGGTGCACATCGACCTGTACCTGCCGCCGAGCCGGCTCAGCCGGACACTCATGCGTCTGTCGGACTTCACCTCGCGGGTAGCGATCCGGCGCTCCGCCGCCGTGGTGGCCTACAGCCAGGACCAGGCACTCGCCTCGCAGCTCTGGCCAGACATGCAGAGACGCCGCTTCACGCCAATCGCCGCGCCGTGCCTCGATCGGCGCGACGGCCAGCCCCGCTACCGGGAGACCAGAGCCCTGCACGTCGGTTTCCTGGGCCGGGTCGTGGAGGAGAAGGGCATCCAGTATCTGGTCCGGGCCTTCCAGCGGATCACGGACCCGGATGCCCGATTGCTGATCGCGGGTAACTACCACGCGGTCGCCGGCGGAAGCAACCTCGCCGACATCCAGGCCGAGATCGCCGGCGACAGCCGGATCCGGGTTCTCGGGGAGCTGCGCGGCAAGGAGGTGGACGACTTCTACGCGTCCATCGACGTCTTCGCGCTGCCCTCGGTGGCCGAATCGTTCGGCATCGTGCAGGCGGAGGCGATGATGTGCGGCATTCCGTCGGTCACCACCGACCTTCCCGGGGGCCGCTACCCGGTGACCGCCACGGGATTCGGGCGGGTGATACCGCCGCGCGATCCGGTGGCGCTGGAAAAGGCCATCCTGGAGCTGGCGGACACCACCCAGAAGTGGCGAGACATCAAGGCGAAAGAGGCACGCGAGCAGTTTTCGCTGGCGGCATGTCTGGATGCATACGAGGCGTTGTTCATCTCGTTGCGCGAGCGGCGGTGA
- a CDS encoding glycosyltransferase family 2 protein, translating to MNEQPLVSVIIPNYNYARTLSACIEAVQQQTYPSIEILVADDHSTDDSVSIARRHGVTVLETPTNSGVSIARNLGAEHANGQILFFLDSDVALDPDAVANAVAALNADPRLGAICGMYRAEPLFPAGLIKQYRAIQQYVWFGEVEGRIPGLHSALCAMRVEVFREIGPFNHRLRWTEEQEYGFRLNTRYEVRATREIRGRHDHDATVGVLLRKVFQRTRLGAPNWMRLNRLPGGAATGLRAIGSGFVFAAVLSLLLVPWLGPWALLGTAALLGIGIVLDARTYLYAYRHHGVLFGLQFTVLHLMVMFTSALAAGLGIVQGLLFPSWVRRLYGTEMTA from the coding sequence ATGAATGAGCAGCCACTGGTCTCAGTGATCATTCCGAACTACAACTACGCTCGGACGCTCTCCGCATGCATCGAGGCGGTGCAGCAGCAGACCTACCCCTCGATCGAGATTCTCGTAGCGGACGACCACAGCACCGACGACTCGGTATCTATCGCCCGCCGACACGGGGTCACCGTGTTGGAGACCCCGACGAACAGCGGTGTCTCCATCGCCCGCAACCTCGGCGCCGAGCACGCCAACGGCCAGATCCTGTTCTTCCTCGACTCCGACGTCGCCTTGGACCCCGACGCCGTCGCCAACGCGGTGGCGGCGCTGAACGCCGATCCCAGGCTCGGGGCCATCTGCGGCATGTACCGGGCCGAGCCGCTGTTCCCGGCCGGGCTGATCAAGCAGTACCGGGCGATCCAACAATACGTCTGGTTCGGCGAGGTCGAGGGCCGCATCCCGGGCCTGCACTCCGCGTTGTGCGCGATGCGGGTGGAGGTATTCCGCGAAATCGGCCCGTTCAACCACCGGCTGCGTTGGACCGAGGAGCAGGAGTACGGCTTCCGGCTCAACACCCGGTACGAGGTCCGGGCCACCCGAGAGATCCGGGGCCGGCACGACCACGACGCCACCGTCGGCGTCCTGCTGCGCAAGGTCTTCCAGCGGACCCGGCTCGGTGCGCCCAACTGGATGCGGCTGAATCGGCTGCCCGGCGGAGCCGCCACCGGACTGCGCGCGATCGGTAGCGGGTTCGTCTTCGCCGCCGTGCTGAGCCTGCTGCTGGTGCCGTGGCTTGGCCCGTGGGCCCTGCTCGGCACGGCGGCGCTGCTCGGAATCGGCATCGTGTTGGACGCCCGGACCTACCTCTACGCGTACCGTCATCACGGAGTTTTATTCGGACTTCAGTTCACCGTGTTGCACCTGATGGTGATGTTCACCTCGGCGCTGGCCGCCGGCCTCGGTATCGTGCAGGGGCTGCTCTTCCCCAGCTGGGTTCGTCGGCTCTACGGGACGGAGATGACGGCGTGA
- a CDS encoding NAD-dependent epimerase/dehydratase family protein, protein MTRRVLVTGGVGVLGKALATTLAERGDQVSTVDIRSWPVAPPGVRHTVGDIRDRDQMRSLTDGVDVVVHCASGLPSYPASTIREVIVDGTRSVLDVAKSAKVPRVVYISTTSVYGLPTVVPTPETYPRHPVDPYGVCKVEAEQMCERLREEGISIPILRPKTFLGPGRMGLFAMLFEWADEGRGFPLLGGGRALTQMCATEDVVAAVLAVVEAPDDVANDTYNIAAADFGPLRDDFQAVLDAAGHGKRVVPIPARSAAAVLNVLSTLRLSPIYRRLAYKLIADSYVSIEHARNRLGFQPRYSNREAILAAYHWWRAHRDTSAGQLAHRSADRPTGRTSDDPWRQGALALAKAFF, encoded by the coding sequence GTGACACGGCGCGTCCTGGTGACCGGTGGGGTGGGCGTGCTGGGCAAGGCGCTGGCCACCACCCTCGCCGAGCGGGGCGATCAGGTGTCCACGGTCGACATCCGGTCCTGGCCGGTCGCTCCGCCCGGGGTACGGCATACGGTCGGTGACATCCGCGATCGCGACCAGATGCGTTCTCTGACCGACGGCGTCGATGTAGTTGTCCACTGTGCGTCCGGGCTGCCGAGTTACCCGGCGTCCACGATCCGCGAGGTGATCGTCGACGGCACCCGGTCCGTGCTCGACGTGGCGAAGAGTGCCAAGGTGCCCCGGGTCGTCTACATCTCGACGACCTCGGTCTACGGTCTGCCCACGGTGGTGCCAACTCCCGAGACGTACCCCCGTCATCCGGTGGATCCATACGGCGTCTGCAAGGTCGAGGCGGAACAGATGTGCGAACGGCTGCGCGAGGAGGGAATAAGCATCCCCATCCTGCGGCCGAAGACCTTCCTCGGCCCGGGCCGGATGGGACTCTTCGCGATGCTGTTCGAATGGGCCGACGAGGGGCGCGGCTTTCCCCTACTCGGTGGCGGCCGGGCACTGACCCAGATGTGCGCCACGGAGGACGTGGTGGCTGCCGTCCTGGCCGTGGTCGAGGCGCCCGACGACGTCGCCAACGACACGTACAACATCGCGGCCGCCGACTTCGGCCCGCTGCGGGACGATTTCCAGGCCGTGCTCGACGCGGCAGGTCATGGCAAGCGGGTGGTGCCGATCCCGGCCCGGTCGGCCGCCGCCGTCCTCAACGTGCTGTCCACGCTGCGACTGTCGCCAATCTACCGCCGGCTCGCCTACAAACTCATCGCCGACTCGTACGTCAGCATCGAGCACGCCCGCAACCGGCTGGGGTTCCAGCCACGCTACTCCAACCGGGAGGCGATCCTCGCGGCCTACCACTGGTGGCGCGCGCACCGGGACACCTCTGCCGGCCAGCTCGCGCACCGGTCCGCCGATCGACCGACCGGACGGACCAGCGACGACCCTTGGCGTCAGGGGGCACTCGCCCTGGCCAAGGCCTTCTTCTGA
- a CDS encoding SDR family NAD(P)-dependent oxidoreductase, whose translation MNLGGGARGSVDRSQSFILFGMKTPQRKIGSGFDAGNTADDVLNGIDLTGKLAIVTGGYSGLGLETTRALARAGARVVVPARRPAAAQQAVGGINGIEIDELDLADLESVTGFAKRFLASDRPVDIMINNAGIMACPETRVGPGWEAQFATNHLGHYALVNRLWPAIAGNGGARVVVLSTGLDESAQIQWDDVHFKQGYSKWPAYIQSKKANALFAARLDVLGRDVGVRAFSVNPGYILTPLQRHLPKEEMIAAGWIDEDGNAAMPIFKAPAQGAATQVWAATSPALAGMGGVYCVDCDIAEASVSSDEEAERLWTLSAELTGIDAFGPDH comes from the coding sequence TTGAATCTTGGCGGAGGCGCGAGAGGCTCGGTCGACCGCAGTCAGAGCTTTATACTTTTCGGTATGAAAACGCCTCAGCGTAAGATCGGGTCAGGCTTCGATGCCGGGAACACCGCGGACGACGTTCTGAACGGGATCGATCTGACGGGAAAGCTCGCTATCGTCACGGGTGGCTATTCGGGCCTCGGGCTGGAGACGACTCGCGCACTCGCCCGCGCTGGGGCACGCGTCGTCGTGCCAGCTCGGCGACCGGCGGCGGCTCAGCAGGCGGTTGGCGGCATCAACGGCATCGAGATCGACGAGCTCGACCTGGCCGATCTGGAGAGCGTCACCGGGTTCGCGAAGCGGTTCCTCGCATCGGACCGGCCAGTCGACATTATGATCAACAATGCCGGGATCATGGCCTGCCCCGAGACCCGCGTCGGTCCGGGCTGGGAGGCGCAGTTCGCAACCAACCACCTCGGCCACTACGCGCTGGTCAACCGACTCTGGCCGGCGATCGCCGGCAACGGTGGGGCGCGCGTCGTCGTCCTGTCGACAGGCCTCGACGAGTCCGCGCAGATCCAGTGGGACGACGTGCACTTCAAGCAGGGCTATTCCAAGTGGCCGGCGTACATCCAGTCGAAGAAGGCAAACGCGCTCTTCGCCGCGCGACTCGACGTACTCGGGCGGGACGTGGGGGTGCGCGCCTTCTCGGTGAACCCCGGATACATCCTCACTCCGCTCCAGCGCCATCTTCCGAAGGAGGAGATGATCGCGGCCGGCTGGATCGACGAGGACGGCAACGCCGCGATGCCGATCTTCAAGGCACCCGCACAAGGGGCGGCGACCCAGGTGTGGGCCGCAACCTCACCCGCGCTGGCCGGCATGGGTGGCGTCTACTGTGTGGACTGTGACATCGCTGAGGCTTCGGTGAGCTCCGACGAGGAGGCTGAACGCCTCTGGACGCTCTCGGCGGAGCTCACCGGAATCGACGCGTTCGGTCCGGACCACTGA
- a CDS encoding endonuclease/exonuclease/phosphatase family protein, which translates to MTEPEYPPSPSDGAVGLPARDRHRRQWWSRLAALLCTFWLVFVVLHLALSGRFYWWGPFDLLPPFVFAAVPLVLLPVAQLARRVRWRLSLLPVAALVLGLGLSGINFGTVFYAPSPAPPGAVKLVTWNTEYWDQDVRESGRDTADFYRFLHGLDADIYLLHEYAHADFTLPDVFAQALVIDQMTELRQNFPGYEIVLEGRNVTLSKLPVVGHQPLYSTPWLPDDLKPLPPAFDGHPLFYTSQVLRTDIRVGHRVVSFYNAHLFQPPRRMLMMKGEPGQSVFQVDRFNFSMRRASVESIRADVKDNPNPIVLAGDLNTSSSMGMLQMLPDRLVDHSRALSSLYPTTWEVGKRSYWRIDWLRTTSDVNVHRYEFLDPEGLSDHRVQRALLTMKD; encoded by the coding sequence ATGACCGAACCGGAGTACCCGCCCAGCCCTTCCGACGGAGCCGTAGGTCTTCCGGCCCGAGACCGGCATCGGCGGCAGTGGTGGTCCCGCCTGGCGGCGCTTCTCTGCACGTTCTGGCTGGTGTTCGTCGTCCTGCATCTCGCGCTCAGCGGGCGGTTCTACTGGTGGGGTCCGTTCGACCTGCTGCCGCCGTTCGTGTTCGCGGCGGTCCCGCTGGTGCTGCTGCCGGTGGCCCAACTCGCCCGACGGGTGCGCTGGCGGCTCTCCCTGCTGCCGGTGGCCGCCCTGGTGCTGGGCCTGGGGCTGAGCGGGATCAACTTCGGCACCGTCTTCTACGCCCCGTCGCCAGCGCCGCCCGGTGCGGTCAAGCTGGTCACCTGGAACACCGAGTACTGGGACCAGGACGTCAGGGAGAGTGGCCGCGACACCGCCGACTTCTACCGATTCCTCCACGGGCTGGACGCGGACATCTACCTGCTCCACGAGTATGCCCACGCCGACTTCACCCTGCCGGACGTCTTCGCGCAGGCGTTGGTCATCGACCAGATGACGGAGCTACGCCAGAACTTCCCCGGCTACGAGATCGTGCTCGAAGGCAGGAACGTCACGCTGTCCAAACTCCCGGTCGTCGGGCACCAACCGCTCTACTCGACTCCCTGGCTGCCGGACGACCTGAAGCCACTCCCGCCCGCGTTCGACGGGCATCCCCTGTTCTACACCTCTCAGGTGCTGCGCACCGACATCCGCGTAGGGCACCGGGTCGTCTCCTTCTACAACGCGCATCTGTTCCAACCACCACGCCGGATGCTGATGATGAAGGGCGAGCCGGGGCAGAGCGTCTTCCAGGTCGATCGCTTCAACTTCTCCATGCGCCGCGCGAGCGTCGAGTCGATCCGGGCGGACGTCAAGGACAACCCGAACCCGATCGTGCTCGCCGGCGACCTGAACACCTCGTCGTCGATGGGGATGCTCCAGATGCTGCCCGACCGGCTGGTCGACCACAGTCGGGCGCTTTCGTCGCTCTATCCCACCACGTGGGAAGTGGGAAAACGCAGTTACTGGCGGATCGACTGGCTACGCACCACGTCGGACGTCAATGTCCATCGCTACGAGTTCCTCGACCCCGAAGGCCTTTCCGATCATCGCGTCCAGCGGGCGCTACTGACGATGAAGGACTGA